The Tubulanus polymorphus chromosome 3, tnTubPoly1.2, whole genome shotgun sequence nucleotide sequence TTTTCATTCTTGGATATATAATCGACCATTTGCTAGGCGGATATTTGCACGCTTATGATGGGCGGTTCATGCCAGCACGACATTGTTCCATTGTTGATAAACGGTACATATCAGTAGCACTTCAAAAAACCAGGATCACTACTTAAATTTCGTCCGCCTTTGTATGTGGATATGGATGACGAAATAGATTCTGGGATCATAGGGAATAAAACTATTGCACAGAATCCAGGCAATCCATCAATAGGCCTTTCTACAGATACTTGATATCCCTTCAACATCCCAAACACGACGGTCTTTCTTATCAATCTGATTATCATGAAGTCAATTGCTACGATTATGATCGGGTGGGTGTCTTTTACAAAATCATGCGGCAATTGAACAGTGAACCGTAGaatcaaaatagaaatttatgtGGAAGATATCTTGTGAATTCATTGTTCGAAATAACTTATATTCCGTGTTTCATTTTGCATTCGTACGTATTCGAAAAAAAGAAGATCTGAATAGTTCTAAGCAGTTCCGTTAcacatttgaatttaattttggacAATCTTTATTTCACTTTATTTTAGACCCACCACATCGTGTAACATTACAAGGACCTACGTCAGCTGTTCAGGAATCCACATCTATTTTGTTAACGTGTACAGCTTCAGGGGGTAACCCGGCACCGAACCTCGCCATAACCAGAACACGAGGTGGCAGCATTGCGAAACAGGGAGTTCGTCATCTaacatattcaacatcagtcgCTAAAACAGATAACCAGGCAGAATATCAATGTACAGCTACTGGGACTGCTATACTAACAccaatgatttcaaataaagtTAGATTAACTGTCTATTGTAAGTATTGCAGAAAGTTTCCCAAATTACTCGTTAGTCTCATGATGTGAATTCATGATGTGATACATTTTTATCTGGAAGAAAATATGTTACCAATTCAACTTTTGGTCCAGGCAACAACACTTTGGCAATTAAAGAAACTGAAGATGGAGAATGGGTTGCCGCCCAGCGGCCTCCAGTCCATATATTCAGCCAGTGTTGTTTTCCTCGTGAAAACTAtttaatgtatagaagctttgaagtgaagatgaaatttttttaatcatttatttcaattgaaacGTTTAGCCTGCTGCGTTCATTTTCGTTTGTCATATGCATTGCTTTTTATTTGTTTGCGTCACAGATCCGCCAAGTAGTGTCACATTGCAAGGACCGACGTCACCCGTTCACGAATCTACATCTATTGCAATAAGGTGTACATCTACAGGGGGTAACCCGATACCGACCCTCGCCATAACTAGAACACCAGGTGACAGCACTGTCAAACGGGGAGTTAGTCCtcttaaatattcaaaatccgTCACTAAAACAGATAACCAGGCAGAATATCAATGTACAGCTACTGGGGCTGGCATACCAACACCAATGATTTCTAGTAAAGTGAAATTAACTGTCTACTGTGAGTATATATTATGATGGATAGTTTACCAATATTTTCTGTTGATAAATACCAATATGATTGATATTCATCAATCTAATTGATAACAGTATTATTTCTGTTAATTGAAGAAAGTCAAAACATCCCAAGTACGTTACTGTTTCACTTATTCTTAATGGTATACAATAAGGTTGTATTCGAGATAACagtatcaatatttttcaacaaacgtttaattatatattgatatttaattaaattgattttaaaattcttttaatttttacatcgtggctttttatcttattatctgttcgccacgtttgagtgtggttattgtaCTAGTACCTGTTTTGTAGATCCGGCTGATTCTGTATCGCTGACTCCAATAAAGTCGGTAATAACAAAAGGCAATTCCATTCGGTTAAACTGTGCAGCCTCTGGTGGAAACCCTGATAGATTCACTTACGAATGGAAATTCTCAACTGGATCGGGTGTCTGGAAATCAATCGGATCCACAAATGACCATCTTGCCCTAAACAATCTATCAAAAGTTGATTCAGGACAATACCGATGTCAAGCGACAAATACTGGAGGTCTTACCATCAGTAATATTGCGATCGTCGATGTTCAATGTAAGTGTCTTTTTTGATTGGTAAGAAAGTGCGTTATATCAACTTGTCTACTTTTGGGTACCACCAACTTTAAAGATAAGTTCTCATTGAAAACAACTATGACATTGATTTACATGGAACCAATCCCTCAAGTTCAGAACGTCATAATCGGGACCCGATTTCTTGAATCATATCAAACTCACCAGCTGGATAGAGATCAATTTACAAGAACGCATGGCAGATATCTGCTGCTTGCCTGAActttttgatttcattcatAAGTGCTTTAAGTCAAAGAGCAAACATTGTAATGGATTTGTTTTAAAGTTCTTTCACATATACAACGTCAGCggagatttttttcaatttcctttAGATGCACCAAAACTCTCCAGAGAATTCGAACCCGTTGCTGCACAAATAGGAGAATCTCTTGAATTTGCGATAAACTACGACGCGAATCCAACTGCGACAACTTTAAATTGCAAGCATGATGGAGCAAACTTTGAAACTAACGTGATTAAAACCAGTTTAATGCAATGGGGTATCATCATACAATCAGTTCAGGCGTCTGATTATGGATCTTATTCGTGTAGACTCAAAAATTCAATTGGTGGTATAGAAGTCACCCTAAAACTCATTCAGGcgggtaagtactactgcaGGCGGAAGTGTTTATTTCCCCCGAAACGGCGTTTTCAAATCTGCAGTCGTAAATAACCAGCTTCTTGGTGGCATACAACGACATTCTATTGTGAGATCGTAATCGTCAAGTCTGTTTAAGGTGTGAGGATATCTTATCTCTGGTAGATCGTGTTTTAGTTTggttttttaattgaaaatatcttacCTACAGTTGTAGACTATTTCAGGAAAGGTCTGGATGGCAAAGATTGTGACAAATGATGATGATCCTTATATTGTGTCTATTATTTCTGTTGTGTACACTCTAAACTGGGAATAGGCACGATCAGTTCTTTTTGAAAGTACCCTTatcttttatcttttttttcattttaggaCCTCCACAAACTCCATCAAATCTGTCAATCGTCGCGAAGACAGCTGTATCTGTGACGCTGAATTGGTTTTCAGAATTCGAGGGTGGCTCCGAACAAACGTTCACCGCCAGTTACAGGGCATCAAACTCCACAAAATCCGTTAATAAAACTGAAATACCCGACCCAGGTTATAGAAAACTGGTGCAAACGAAAGTAACGGGTTTAAAACCAGCAACTGATTATCAGTTCAAAGTGAAAAGTGTCAACTTAAATCGTGGTGATAATACAAGTCCATTTGCTGATATAGTTACAGCAAAGACTAACGGTAAGATTGAAGACACGTCATGTGTAAAACATGCATTGGGAAGGGAAGAGATACAGTTAACCTTGCCTAACCTATTAAAGCGGCACCGGCAAAATCGGTTGGCTaaagttcaatttttttaatacGATAGAAAGTCAGAAATGAATTTCGTTTATATCGAGTAAATCACCGGAAGTCCGAGTTGGCCATGTGTGAGTAAGCCAAGGTTTTATGCAgttaaatatcaaatattacaCGTCTCTACTTTGATACGGTGGACTGCTTAAAGATGTATTTTTCCATCTTTTGGTGCATGCGTTTTCATTACTAGCGGCACTTCATCACAAATTATTTCGTAGTTCACTTCAACAATGTTCACTCATCAATGTTTCAAATCTAGGAGAGTTTCAGCCTAGGAGAGTGCAATTTAGCCTCTATCATTCAGTTCATGTGCATCTTTTTCAGCTATTCCCACTTCTATAAATACGGTGTTGAAACAAGCTACGATCGCACAGGAAGGAAATCTTGTCCTGGTGAAATTATCCTCGTTTCCGTCGAAGTACAGCGTCTATGTGGAATACTGTACGAAGGATACGAACCAGTGTAATTCTACCAAACCGAAAAAAACCGATGGTTCGATAAGTATAACGTTTAAAATCGATCCGGGccatgaatacaattacaaactgATTGTTActgagagtagtgacgttatTGTGAGCAAACTGCTTCAATTGAAAGAAGAAGGTACGTATGAAATATTGTCAGTGAGTtctatgaaattcattttggttAATTTACGCTGGTTGACAACTCAGAGAGATAATGAACATAAGCAACTCATAGTCTTATCAccgaattttcattttcactgattgaaattgaacataatttGTGTAACTGTATCAGATGGCGGCTGTGTTTTTCAGTGAGTTAAGCAATACGTATCATATGTGTAACTTGTACACATATTGGTATTCAAAATATCTGAATTACTTCTAAAATTGGGCATCTTCTTTTCAGTTGATGACAAGCGGACTTTAGTTCCACTGATTATTGCTTGTGTGGTTCTTGGTAGCGGTAGCATAGCGTTTACTCTGGTGATGATCTTATTGATAGTACTTCTCATTATAATACTGAGAAATGGAGTTTGGAATATGAGGGGAAAGTGAGTTTTTAAAGCAATTTTTTACCCGATCGTGTCATTCCCGCACGAAATGCCCTGTTTTGAATGGTCTAAGTAGAACAGCAATGTCTGTCAACCGTTGCTTTGAACTTGGCACAAACCATTAAAAGAAACGACGAAGTTCCTTTATCAACGATTCACCTCATTAATTCCGAGATAGGTTCATGAATTTTGATGACAAGCATATTTTTCTTGATACTACAAAATGGCTGATTAAAAGTTTCCAAATTTGATGAGATGATAACCTAAAAGCAAAACGTTTATACTGGACACGGGCGTAACTGGTTTTATTACATGTTATGTCACTTTTGAGTCAATTAGAATCccattaattcttttaaaccgATCATTGAGGTATCAATGACTTCATTTgctagatttaaatttggtACCGAACGTAATTCGTCAAAATTAGTCTTTCGTTTCAGAAAAACCGATGAGTCAACACTAGGTAAATAAAAGCTTAATGTAGAAGAagagttgaaaaatatttcatcgcaTTTGTGATTGAATACGATCGACGATTTATAAAGTCTATGTATTTTGTTATAGTATTGATTATATCGATTGTTCCtgaatggttttcaatattgtgaTTATTACAGTTTATTCAAACAGTAATGAAGCCCATTGCAAAGACTCACGTATGTATATTCGTGACATCTTATACCTTCTTATCTCCCTGTGAAATGCGTTCACTATtgataaaatcatatttcagaCGCTTACGCCGCGGCAAAACCGTTCGAAAATGTGGCTTTTAGCGGTATGTATTCTTGGTCTTCTTATTACCATACATAGGCCCTATAGATTTTCAGGATGATGTCCTGAACAAAAATAAGGCATATCCTGGATTCTCTGTATCCAAACCATTGGTTGGTTGCTTATTTGAAGTCCCTAACAAGTTACCACACGTGGTAGGAACGAAATAAGGGAtctgaaaattggaaatcgaTGTACAGATAGTTGGATGTAAATTTCATGGACCTttgtttctaatattaatttccAAAGCTTCCCGGCCGCATCCTCAATTTTGGTCAAGTCCTGATTTTTTTATCTGCATGCATCTATTACGTTTAGCCTTTTATTTTTCGTAATTTTAAAGCCGAGTCTGAAATCGAACCGAACCATTATGAAGAAGTGAAGAAATAGCAAATACGTACTGTTTCGACCAGCCGGAAATGTTTGCTGACTTTGAGAAGACGTGTTACCTGCAATAGATGACCCTTTCACGCTAGATATTGATTCGAACTTCGCTACTGGATACCATATAATacggtggctgattcgggccgtgtaaagaaaaattacagaCGTTGCAAATTTTTCTTTACGGACGCGTGATAAAACGACTTCTTCTCGCTTTATCGCGCAATTAAACGAATAAATTCCGTTTTATCGTGGCAATTTCAAGTTTCAACGTGTTGTAATTTTCGTTTAATTGCGCTATAAAACGAATTTTAGGCGACCGTTAAGAAATTTGCAACGTCTGtgatctttttttttacatggcccgaatcagccaccgtAGTTTATCAACTTGTGCGTATGAACGATTTACGTAATCTAACTTGTTTATAAGTTGCATGGATTCAGCGACGTACTACAAAAGTGATGATCCTTGCAGCGAattggaaaatatattctgttgattgtctattgttttatatgaattgaattagattttaCGTTTTAATATCATTGCTTTGTTATCATAGTCATATTATTTATGTTAATCTTATGAATGAGGCTTCGCCTTAATTACTCTGTAAAATTGACCAGACGCGagtttcatttaaattcatgGAAAGTTTTCTGTAATGAATTAACGAAACAATAGAATTGTGTATAACAAATCCGTTGGTCCTATATCTATAAAGCATCTCCATCGTTGTATTAGTCTGATCATAGTTAATTAAACGTGCCTCATGTGACCTGCGGAACATTTAAAGTGTAGCGCAATTCCGAAAGTGTAATAATGATCGAATTTCTGTTGATTGGATTGTAATTTTTGACGTCTCGGGTGAAGTCCTAAACGCATGTTGAGTGCGAACGATCCCGTTTTGAAAGTGCGGATAAATTGTcaaatgtctggtgttttatagtttattttcaattagaaaaatcTCGAGCGAAGGTGAAGGGAGGATTGAGGAAAAGTATTTTATCCCTATCTTGTATGctctttttattttgtaatcagGAATTTTTACTGTAAATAATTTGTgaaaactgaaatacacgtaAACGTTAATATGATGgttccattttatttttgaaaggcTCTCAATTTTCTACTTCTTTTAAAAGAGGATTGATCTTTAATTTACGTTTAATGAGTTTTGAAGGAGCAATCGATCCACGAAAGCTAACTGGATTTTGGAAAATTAtctgaattatttgaaattccGTCTTTGGACTCGAACCTATTAGGTCAATTTCAGTAAGATGTAGATGAGATCTAAAAAAGCCAAAAAATCAAAAGCCATCCTTTTCTTGAACCATCCGATATAGACATTACGAAGTAATCGTGAAGTCGGTTCATGCTGTATGAATGAAAAGTTACCTACTTTTCATCTTTCGTAAAATCAAAATCTGTGAAGACGGTGAAATGACTGGTCTGTGTCAAATTACAGCAACGGTAACAGCGGGTGAATGACAAATTTTTTTCGATTGAATGCTGTTAAAAAGTCTAAAATCCAGTGTGGTAAGGCAGAGCCGATTTATTTATTAGAATACAGCAAAACATTTCGCGAAAGTTGGTACTTCGATAGGCCATCACAACATAGTGCCTAGAAACTgggaatatctttattaagTCTATCCAATATGGTACGGCTGAGCTGATTGGTGATATAAGACAGCCACAAATTTAGCGAAAGAGGGGACCACGACAGACCGTCGCACAGAGTGCCTAGAAACTGGGAACCTCTTTTTATGTCTATCAAGTATGGTACAGCAGAGttgattgatttatcaaaaaagCGCTACAAACATCGCGAAAGTGGGGACCTCGACGGAACGTCACAACATGGTGCCTAGAAACTGGGAACCTCTTTATTAAGTCTATCAAGTATGGTATGACAGAGCTGATTGGTGACAAGGACAGAAACAAACACCGCGAAAGTGGGTACCTCGACGGAACGTCACAACATGGTGCCTAGAACCTGAAAACGTCATTATTCTGGAAGCTTATATTATCATTCGACATTGATTTATGATATATCTTCGAAAATACTAGACTGTCATATAACAATTCCCAGGCATGAATATGAACTCGCTTTTGCGGGTATTGTTTATGATGACTATAGATGCGTACCACGTACCTACCTTAGCGTCACTTACATTCTAGATCTTGATTGAACTCGGTATTTTTTATATCCGATCTCAATCACTGTTTGAAACGAGTGCCCACTTTATTAGAAGTTTTCCATTATTAATTCTGGTAAGTAAAATCGGCTACAGATATTTCCTCCTGCGAATAGTTTTTATTTAAGACCATTAAATTCGTTTTCTGGGTTTTCATAGTTACACCTTTTTGGCTTGATTTAAGTGAAGGAACTTAGaaaggaataatatcaatcattgattttaaaatccaTGACGTGTATGTTGCACGTGGTCAAAATTATActagtttggttttctcaTTCGCGGGATCATGTGGATTCCGTACCAAGGATGCCCCGGCCTGCCTATAGCTCTGAATAGATCGGCCTATTACTGAAATATGTTACTGGAGATAAGACTGGCAATACGTCTGTCAAAATATACGAATTGACAGAATAAGATCGAATCTGTTGTGAATGCAATTAACATGAGTTAGACGGTATTTTGATGAAGACAGTGTAAAAAGATACAGGCAAAAATACGATTTGAttcataagaaaataaatctgattattcACAGAAAAACATTAATTATCAATAACAAATGACAAATACtttttctttcttctt carries:
- the LOC141900965 gene encoding nephrin-like isoform X2, which translates into the protein MCCFDKDSSMSICSMYRNKCLVVILVLCLMLCSRVNGVVSRNCHHQRAAPAYCPPDPPLAPPIGPVLKSQPFPVRNNIVTVQENSPLIITCDGSQSGATGLMYIWSGVNLSGRSNNRLSFTRISKTDSGVYTCTVSNMAGAVTGRITINVQSLAPPIGPVLKSQPFPVRNNIVTVQENSPLIITCDGSQSGATGLTYKWSGVNLSGQSNNILRFRFVRRTDSGVYTCTVSNMAGAVTGRITINVQYPPHRVTLQGPTSAVQESTSILLTCTASGGNPAPNLAITRTRGGSIAKQGVRHLTYSTSVAKTDNQAEYQCTATGTAILTPMISNKVRLTVYYPPSSVTLQGPTSPVHESTSIAIRCTSTGGNPIPTLAITRTPGDSTVKRGVSPLKYSKSVTKTDNQAEYQCTATGAGIPTPMISSKVKLTVYYPADSVSLTPIKSVITKGNSIRLNCAASGGNPDRFTYEWKFSTGSGVWKSIGSTNDHLALNNLSKVDSGQYRCQATNTGGLTISNIAIVDVQYAPKLSREFEPVAAQIGESLEFAINYDANPTATTLNCKHDGANFETNVIKTSLMQWGIIIQSVQASDYGSYSCRLKNSIGGIEVTLKLIQAGPPQTPSNLSIVAKTAVSVTLNWFSEFEGGSEQTFTASYRASNSTKSVNKTEIPDPGYRKLVQTKVTGLKPATDYQFKVKSVNLNRGDNTSPFADIVTAKTNAIPTSINTVLKQATIAQEGNLVLVKLSSFPSKYSVYVEYCTKDTNQCNSTKPKKTDGSISITFKIDPGHEYNYKLIVTESSDVIVSKLLQLKEEVDDKRTLVPLIIACVVLGSGSIAFTLVMILLIVLLIIILRNGVWNMRGKKTDESTLVYSNSNEAHCKDSHAYAAAKPFENVAFSAESEIEPNHYEEVKK
- the LOC141900965 gene encoding nephrin-like isoform X1 codes for the protein MCCFDKDSSMSICSMYRNIQKCLVVILVLCLMLCSRVNGVVSRNCHHQRAAPAYCPPDPPLAPPIGPVLKSQPFPVRNNIVTVQENSPLIITCDGSQSGATGLMYIWSGVNLSGRSNNRLSFTRISKTDSGVYTCTVSNMAGAVTGRITINVQSLAPPIGPVLKSQPFPVRNNIVTVQENSPLIITCDGSQSGATGLTYKWSGVNLSGQSNNILRFRFVRRTDSGVYTCTVSNMAGAVTGRITINVQYPPHRVTLQGPTSAVQESTSILLTCTASGGNPAPNLAITRTRGGSIAKQGVRHLTYSTSVAKTDNQAEYQCTATGTAILTPMISNKVRLTVYYPPSSVTLQGPTSPVHESTSIAIRCTSTGGNPIPTLAITRTPGDSTVKRGVSPLKYSKSVTKTDNQAEYQCTATGAGIPTPMISSKVKLTVYYPADSVSLTPIKSVITKGNSIRLNCAASGGNPDRFTYEWKFSTGSGVWKSIGSTNDHLALNNLSKVDSGQYRCQATNTGGLTISNIAIVDVQYAPKLSREFEPVAAQIGESLEFAINYDANPTATTLNCKHDGANFETNVIKTSLMQWGIIIQSVQASDYGSYSCRLKNSIGGIEVTLKLIQAGPPQTPSNLSIVAKTAVSVTLNWFSEFEGGSEQTFTASYRASNSTKSVNKTEIPDPGYRKLVQTKVTGLKPATDYQFKVKSVNLNRGDNTSPFADIVTAKTNAIPTSINTVLKQATIAQEGNLVLVKLSSFPSKYSVYVEYCTKDTNQCNSTKPKKTDGSISITFKIDPGHEYNYKLIVTESSDVIVSKLLQLKEEVDDKRTLVPLIIACVVLGSGSIAFTLVMILLIVLLIIILRNGVWNMRGKKTDESTLVYSNSNEAHCKDSHAYAAAKPFENVAFSAESEIEPNHYEEVKK